Genomic DNA from Telopea speciosissima isolate NSW1024214 ecotype Mountain lineage chromosome 2, Tspe_v1, whole genome shotgun sequence:
TGCACATATACATGTCATTGAATTCCAAAAAAGAGGTTTTTCACATGCACACTTATTGATAATCTTACAAAAAGATGACAAAATATCAAATCCTGATCTTTTCAACAAATATGTTTGTACTGAGATTTCATATTCTGATAAGTATCCAGATCTGTGTGCAAAAGTTGTGAAACACATGATGCATGGTCCTTGTGGAGATTTAAGTAGAAAGAATGCTTGCATGAGGAATGGAAAATGTAAGAATAAATATCATCGCTCTTTTATTCAAAATACAATGCAAAAAAAAGATTCTTATCCAATTTACAGAAGGAGAAATAATGAAAGACAAGTGATGGTTAGAAAACAATTGTTGGATAACAGATGGGTTGTTCTTTATAATCTATATCTCTTGACAAGATATGACTGTCACATTAATGTTGAGATATGTTCTGGACTAAAGGCAGTAAAGTATCTATACAAGTATGTTTATAAAAGACATGATCGTGTTGTAGTTTTCGTATCACATAATACTGAGAAATATTTAATGGATGAAATCAAGCACTATCGGGATGCAAAATGGGTATCTGCACAAGAAGCAATGTGGAGAATAATTGAATTCAACTTAAATGAGATGTTCCCATATGTAATTAATCTACAATTGCATCTACCAAATAAGCAAATGACATGGCATTggaaaaatcaaaacttgaaaaaTGTTGTTCAATCAGATAATACATCTAGAACAATGTTAACTGAGTTCTTCAGaataaattcaattttttcAGAGACGAGAAAATATCTTTACAGAGAATTCCCAGAGCATTATGTGTGGAACAATCAAGGTAAATGTTGGACCCTAAGTAAGATAAAAGAAACAATTGGACGTGTAAATTCGGTCAATCCTTCAAAAGGAGAAAGATTTTACTTGGGATTACTATTGAATACTGTCAAAGGAGCAACATTATTTGAAAATCTACTGTGTGTTGATGGACAACAATGCCTGTCTTTTAAAGAAGCTGCTAAAATCCATGATCTTCTTAAAAGTAATGATGCAATTTCTGAATGTTTAAAAGATCCATCTTTCTTCCATATGCCACTAatagtttgaaatttttttgctaCAATATTGGTTTATTATGAGCTTGGAGATGTTAAAAAGTTATGGGATGACAACTTTGAAACATtgtttgaagatttttttaaaaaaaatctggaaAAAGAATATAATGCCTTTGAAATACTGAAAAGTGTTAATTCTTTCTTACAAACTATGGATAATAGCATTAAAGAATATGATTTGCCAAACATAGAAGAAAATcttgaaaaatcaaatgaaaatcATCGAAAAGAAATCGAAGATGAATATGCAATAAAAATTCCTTAAGAGGATTATGAAGCACCAAAGAAGCTGAATGTGGAACAATTGAATGCGTACAATATTATTTTGAACACAGTGAATTCAAATAAGAGTGATATCTTTTTCATTGATGGTCTAGGAGGTACAGGGAAGACATATGTATATCGTGCCCTACTTGCAACGATAAGATCAAATAATGAAATTGCTCTTGCAACAGCAACATCAAGAGTTGCAGCTGCAATAACGGTTGGTGGAAGAACAAcacattcaaaatttaaaataccAATCATCATCGATGATTTAAGTATTTACAATTTCTTAAAGGAAAGTGTAACTGCTGAATTAATAAGAAGAGTAAAAATTATAATCAAGAATGAAGCACCAATGATAAAAAGATAAGCAATTAAGGTAATTGATAGGACATTGCAAGATATAATAGGAAATTCTGAGTCATTTGGAGGTAATGTTGGGGTATTCGGAGGAAATTTCAGACAGGTACTACTTGTAGTTCCTCGAGATACAATAATGGAAACAGTGAAAGAAAGTTTAGTAATGTCATATTTAtgacaaaaaatgaagaagttacAACTAACAACGAATATAAGAGCAATAAATGATACATATTTCAGTGAATTTCTGTTACAAGTTGGAAATGAAAAAGAGCCAACTGAAGCTGAAGATTTGATAAAAATACCTGATAAGATGGTTATTACAATGAAAAATGAAGGTGATGGTGAGGATCAATTGATAAATGAAATATTCAATGAATTACAACATCATGGTCATTCGGCAAAATATATAACAGCAAAAGCAATATTGACAACTAAGAATGAAATAGTTGATAAATTAAACGAGAAGCTAATTAATTTATTCCCTAGAGAAAGTGTTACATACTGCAGTTTCGATTTAGCAACTGATGATGCAGATACACAGTATCCAGAAGAATTTCTCAATTCATTGGCACCAAATGGATTACTACCTCACAAATTGATTTTGAAGAAGAATTGTCCAGTGATGCTATTAAGAAATTTGAATCCAACATAAGAAAAATGTAATGAAACTCGTTTAGTTTGTCGATAATTCAAAAATAATGTCATATTAGCAGAGACTGCAGTTGGCCAATTTGCTGGTACTATTGTACCAATCCCAAGTATTCCACTATGCCCAGCAGAAAGTGAAGGATATTCTTTCCATTTGAAAAGAGAGCAATTCCCAATTCGTCTTAGCTTTTCtatgataataaataaatcacAAAGGCAAACAATACCATATGTTGGGGTATATCTTTCAGAAGCAGTATTCTCACATGAACAACTGTATGTGGCATTGTTAAGAGGAATATCAATGTCAACAACAAAGGTTTTAGTAAAAAATAACAAGACAGAAAGGAAAAACGAATTTTACACAAAGAATATTGTATACAAAGAAGTTCTATTACCAAGGTAAAATTTTAAGCTCAAACAAATACTTATTAAAATAATTACTTAATTATAATTActaatataatattttatttatacttTTGCAGGTTTAATAATTCAGGTACATCTAATGCTTAATAATTCAAGTACATAATTTACATTACAAGAGGTGGAATTCATCAAAGTTTAGTCTAAAAAAAGACAATCTGCAATTGTAAAGGTCAGTTCGTGTATTTCTAcgtcataaaaaaataataatcaaccTACTTATTTTGTTTAAATTGTTGTAACATTGCAACGTTATTATTACCTACTTTAATGAAAATTGATATTGATTTTGTTATAGAAAAAATATTTCCGATGGTTAAAAGCAAACATCTATTAGTATGTACGTTGTTAATTGGGAACTCTTTAACAATGGAGGTGTGAATATGTAGTGAATTCGTTCTGTGTCGTTAAAGTATTAGTTGTGCATTTTGTACGTGTCCTTCTTTTGCTGTTATTTTCATTACCGACCAAACGTGTTGGGAACTTGTGATATTGTTTCGTATACtcatatatgtattttttatcATCCATCGATCCCTTCTTTTAGCTCAACTCTtaaaaaagttttgaaaatttttcataaCTGATATTAcgatcattttttttaatcttttggtAGAAGATATTACAAACACGTGCAACTTTACTAgtatgtgtgtgtatatatattccGAAGGTTTAGTTACAAAATTCAGTGGTGTGTTCTGTTGGGATACATATCTTTCACAAAAAGCTAAAAGCTGAAAGATAACTAAAAGCAACAAACATTCTAGAAACATCGCTATTGTGGTattagtggtggtggtggtgcttgCTCCGAGAAGTGAGGTGTCTACTGAGTCAATTGGGCCTTGACTGCGCCCACTCGCTCGCTAAACTAAGTAAGCCCTTGCCCCACTGTCCGCTCTAGTGAGTCAAGTCGCCTAAAGAGTTGTCCCCAAGTGTCTCATCCTCTGGAATAGGTGGGGTagccgaggaagaagaagcactTGCATGACCGAAAGTAGGTTGGTTATCTGTAATGGAGCGTTCCCGCTTTGCTGCCCGGGAGCCTCTCGAAGT
This window encodes:
- the LOC122650747 gene encoding uncharacterized protein LOC122650747; the protein is MVRKQLLDNRWVVLYNLYLLTRYDCHINVEICSGLKAVKYLYKYVYKRHDRVVVFVSHNTEKYLMDEIKHYRDAKWVSAQEAMWRIIEFNLNEMFPYVINLQLHLPNKQMTWHWKNQNLKNVVQSDNTSRTMLTEFFRINSIFSETRKYLYREFPEHYVWNNQVNSNKSDIFFIDGLGGTGKTYVYRALLATIRSNNEIALATATSRVAAAITEILSHLEVMLGYSEEISDSEFLLQVGNEKEPTEAEDLIKIPDKMVITMKNEGDGEDQLINEIFNELQHHGHSAKYITAKAILTTKNEIVDKLNEKLINLFPRESVTYCSFDLATDDADTQYPEEFLNSLAPNGLLPHKLILKKNCPVMLLRNLNPT